The Pseudarthrobacter sp. BIM B-2242 region GCTCCTGCTGCGTCAGGCCGCAGAAGCGTCCGACGCCGGCCCGGTTACCAATGAGACCTGGTCGGCCATGGCGAAGCTCGCCGCCTCCGACGCTGCCACCACCACCACGGACATCGGCATGCGCGTCATGGCCGGTTGGGGCTTCTTCCGCGGACTGCCCATGCAGCGCTACTTCCGCGACGCCAGGCTGTACACGTTTGCCCCGCTGACGGATGAGATGACCCGAAACTACATCGGTGAGAAGCACCTCGGACTGCCGCGGTCCTTCTGAACCTGACCAAACGGGAAAGAACGACGGCGGGCGCGCACCCGCCGTCGTTCTTTTGTTCCCTACAACCTCCCGCGCACGAAAAACAGGGTGGCCACCTTCCGGCAGCCACCCTGTATTTCCCTCACTCAGGAACGGTAGTCGATCTTCAGGTCCACAATCTCCTGGTCGTGCAGGTTCACTACGATGTTGTCCGGCGTCCGGGTGGTCATCCAAATCAGTTCTTCGGTCTTGCTGGCGTTGCCTTCGATGTGCGGCATGAACGGCGGCACAAACACGAAGTCCCCCTCTTCCAGGTAGACGATCTGGCTATACGCCTCGCCGTAGCGAATAAAGCCACGCCCCTGGAGGACGTAGCCTCCCGTGTTCGCTTCGCCATGGTGGTGGGCGTCCGAGATTTCGCCCGGACCGGTGTACACCTTGCCAAACCACAGTTGCTCGACAGGGCTGTTTTCCTTGCTGACACCGGAGATGCGGCGGGCATTCAGCGTCTGGCCGGGGGCGGCCGCTAGCTCGTCGGCACGGTTGACCCGGAACAAATCCACGTTGCGGTTGATATCAAAAGCCACTTCGGTCATGGCAATCCTCCTGAGGTTTCGAGTTGCCGCCGGTTTCGTCGTTGCAGCCGGGGGTCCTGATTCAGTATGTCGGCTGCGCCTACAGTAGTCAAGACGTACGCTCGTTCGTATCTTTTCAACGCCGGATTTCCTGATTTCGGCAGGCCCATGGCTCACTCCCCCCGGACACTGGCGGCGTCTTGCACCCGGCGCTACGGTGGAGGGACAGAGCCGACGTCCAAGTGGAGGTTGTCGATGAAGCCACCATCCAGCTCAGCGCGCGGCCGTCGGGGCGCGTTCCTGGCAACGGTGTTTAGCGCAGTCCTGGCGCTTTCCGCCTGCACGAACTCACCGACGCCCGGCCCTTCGCCCGTCACCACGGGGAGCACATCGCCCGGCTCCGCCGCCACCACGGGCGCTGCTCCTGCTCCGGCCGATCCGGGCACAGCCTTGTCGATCACCCAAATCGTGGAGAACTTAGCCCCGTCGGTGGTTACCATCTTCACCGACGGCGGGCTGGGCAGCGGTGTGGTCTACTCAGCGGACGGGCTGATCCTGACCAATGAGCACGTGGTCCGCGGCAACACAGAAGTGGAAGTGGGTTTTGCTGACGGCCAGCGTGTGGCCGGCACCGTCAAGGCCACCGATCCCGTGACGGACCTTGCCCTGGTCCAGGCGTCACGGACCGGCCTGCCCCAACCGACATACCAGCCGGCCCTGCCCAAGGTTGGTGAGGGCGTGGTCGTGCTGGGTTCGCCGCTGGGCTTCGAGAACACTGCCACAGCCGGCATCATTTCAGGCCTCCACCGGTCTATTCCCGGATCGGCGCAGGACAGCCTGTCCCTGGTGGACCTTATCCAGACAGATGCGCCGATCAGCCCCGGCAACTCCGGCGGGGCCGTGATCAACATGCGCGGTGAGGTGGTGGGCATCAGCGAGGCCTACATTCCGCCGTCGTCCGGTGCTGTGGCGCTGGGCTTCGCGATCCCGGCAGCCACCGCCGTCGAAGTGGCCGAGGAGCTGTTGGCAGACGGCACGGCGGAACACGCTTATCTGGGACTGACACCGGGCGAACTGACGCGGCCCATTGCCGAGCAGCTGGGCGTCGACGTCAGTACCGGCGTCGTTGTTCTCTCTGTTGACGGGGACGGCCCGGCAGGGCGCGCGGGCATTCGCCCGGGGGACGTCCTCGAATCCATGGAAGGCGTGGCGCTCACCGCCCCGGAGAAACTGCTGGCCGAACTCCGGAGCCGCAATCCGGGCGACACCGTTGGCTTCCAGGTCAAGCGGGGCGGCGAGAGCCTGGACATCAAAGTCGGGCTCAGCGAACGGCCGGCCAGCAACGCCGGCCGGTAGCCGTCCGTTCAGCGCCGTCCGCCGGCCGGGCCTGGTCGCGTGCCGGGTTGGCCGCGTGCCGGTCAGAGCTGGTATTCAGGCTCGCTGCCGCCCAGAGTCTCGTGGACGCACAGGATGTTGTGTTCGGTATCCATGAACCAGGCACACTTCTCTGAGTCCGTGGTACAGATGTGGTTTTCGGTCCTCAAGTTGGGCAGGTCGTAGTCCTGGAACCGGACACCCTTGGCCTCCATGTCCTGCACGATCCGCTCAATATCGTGCACCTCGAAGCTGAGGGCGGTGTGCTCGGAATGCTTGCCGTCCGAGACCGGCTTCAACTGCAGCATCGGGCCGCCGTCGGTACCGAGCAATTCGCTTCCATCCTCTGTCATCCCGCGGTGCGGAAGGCCCAGTTTCTCGGTGTAGAAACTGTGGGCCCGCGCGGGATCGTCGACGGGCAGAATGGTTCTGGCTGTGGTCATCGCTAGGGTCATTTCGCCACCTCCTACGGTGCAAATTTTACGCCCGGGCGGCCGGGAAAGATCCGCCGGGTACCCCCGCCCTTGCCCCCTCAATCGGACCTCTCTCACTTAATGTGGGTTTCTGGCCAACGCTCTCTCACTCGATCAAACTGCCGAGGCCGTCAGTGCGAGAGGGTTCCGGAAAAACCCGCATTAAATGATAGAGCGTTTGGAGAAAACCCACGGTAAGTGAGAGAGCGTCCCAGGGGGGCTACTCCGCCGGGGTTGCGCGCTGCCGCCTCCGCCGCTGTGCCAGCAGCAGCAGGACACCGCCGACGGCGAGCGCAGCGGCCGCAAGACCGGCGGCCAGGAGCAGGCCGGAGACACCGGTGTTGGCAAGCGCGGCGGGCCGGTCAGCCACGAGCGGACGGACGACGGCGGCGCTGTTACTGAGGGCGGTTGGCGCACC contains the following coding sequences:
- a CDS encoding cupin domain-containing protein yields the protein MTEVAFDINRNVDLFRVNRADELAAAPGQTLNARRISGVSKENSPVEQLWFGKVYTGPGEISDAHHHGEANTGGYVLQGRGFIRYGEAYSQIVYLEEGDFVFVPPFMPHIEGNASKTEELIWMTTRTPDNIVVNLHDQEIVDLKIDYRS
- a CDS encoding S1C family serine protease gives rise to the protein MKPPSSSARGRRGAFLATVFSAVLALSACTNSPTPGPSPVTTGSTSPGSAATTGAAPAPADPGTALSITQIVENLAPSVVTIFTDGGLGSGVVYSADGLILTNEHVVRGNTEVEVGFADGQRVAGTVKATDPVTDLALVQASRTGLPQPTYQPALPKVGEGVVVLGSPLGFENTATAGIISGLHRSIPGSAQDSLSLVDLIQTDAPISPGNSGGAVINMRGEVVGISEAYIPPSSGAVALGFAIPAATAVEVAEELLADGTAEHAYLGLTPGELTRPIAEQLGVDVSTGVVVLSVDGDGPAGRAGIRPGDVLESMEGVALTAPEKLLAELRSRNPGDTVGFQVKRGGESLDIKVGLSERPASNAGR
- a CDS encoding VOC family protein, translated to MTTARTILPVDDPARAHSFYTEKLGLPHRGMTEDGSELLGTDGGPMLQLKPVSDGKHSEHTALSFEVHDIERIVQDMEAKGVRFQDYDLPNLRTENHICTTDSEKCAWFMDTEHNILCVHETLGGSEPEYQL